One genomic window of Undibacterium cyanobacteriorum includes the following:
- a CDS encoding pyridoxal phosphate-dependent aminotransferase yields MPPAYSQRSAAIEPFHVMALLARANELQAQGHDIIHLEIGEPDFTTAAPIVAAGQAALGAGKTRYTAARGLPELREAIAAFYEKRYQVQINPNRIMITPGGSGALLLTTSLLVEAGKHWLMADPGYPCNRHFLRLIEASAQLVPVGAHERYQLTPELIAGHWNADSVGALVASPANPTGTVLSRAELAAIADAVRRQQGHLVVDEIYHGLTYGLDASSVLEVDSNAFVLNSFSKYFGMTGWRLGWLVAPESAIPELEKLAQNLYISASSIAQVAALACFTEESQVIFEQRRAEFAARRDFLLPALRQLGFKIEVEPEGAFYLYADISELCPDTPDAYAFCQHFLETEHVAFTPGLDFGRHRAQAHVRFAYTQSIPRLQEALQRIERGLRTWRARA; encoded by the coding sequence ATGCCACCTGCTTATAGTCAACGTAGTGCCGCAATAGAACCTTTCCATGTCATGGCCTTGTTAGCCCGGGCGAACGAGTTACAAGCACAAGGGCATGACATTATCCACCTTGAAATCGGCGAACCTGATTTCACGACGGCGGCGCCGATTGTCGCCGCTGGGCAAGCTGCTTTAGGGGCGGGCAAGACTCGCTATACCGCAGCCCGTGGTCTGCCCGAATTACGAGAAGCGATCGCTGCTTTCTATGAAAAACGTTATCAGGTTCAGATCAATCCGAATCGAATTATGATCACCCCAGGCGGTTCAGGCGCCTTGTTACTGACCACCAGTTTGTTGGTCGAAGCGGGTAAGCATTGGTTGATGGCAGATCCCGGCTATCCGTGTAACCGCCATTTTCTACGTTTAATTGAAGCCTCTGCCCAGTTGGTTCCGGTAGGGGCGCATGAACGCTATCAATTAACGCCAGAACTGATCGCTGGTCATTGGAATGCGGACAGCGTTGGTGCTTTAGTGGCTTCGCCTGCGAATCCAACTGGCACCGTTTTGAGCCGAGCAGAACTCGCTGCTATCGCTGATGCGGTAAGACGTCAACAAGGGCACTTGGTGGTCGACGAGATCTATCACGGACTGACTTATGGTCTTGATGCGAGCAGCGTTTTAGAGGTCGATTCAAATGCCTTCGTATTGAATAGTTTTTCGAAATATTTCGGTATGACGGGATGGCGCTTGGGCTGGTTGGTAGCACCAGAAAGTGCCATTCCAGAGTTAGAAAAGTTGGCGCAAAATCTCTACATTAGCGCCTCGAGTATTGCGCAGGTGGCGGCGTTGGCGTGTTTTACGGAAGAGAGTCAGGTCATTTTCGAACAACGCCGTGCGGAGTTTGCGGCACGCCGTGATTTTCTGTTACCAGCCCTTCGCCAACTAGGATTCAAGATTGAAGTTGAGCCAGAAGGTGCCTTTTATCTGTATGCAGATATCAGTGAACTTTGCCCGGACACACCGGACGCCTACGCTTTCTGTCAGCATTTTTTAGAGACCGAACATGTCGCCTTTACACCAGGCCTAGATTTTGGCCGACATCGTGCACAAGCCCATGTCAGATTCGCCTACACACAGTCGATTCCGCGCTTACAAGAGGCTTTGCAAAGAATTGAACGCGGTCTCAGAACGTGGCGAGCGCGTGCCTAA
- a CDS encoding M20 family peptidase, with protein MNTARQVSKQTKAQAVAPISIDENGVLNNLSQSIQFATVSSAEDANLNAEEFRRLHQLFRRAFPNVYQRAHEEIIGNLSILLTIPGTQADAQPILLLAHQDVVPIAPGTEAAWTYPPFSGAIKDQFVWGRGAWDNKSNLMAQLEALELLLKSGFQNQRTIYLAFGADEEVQGLRGAAQIASMLKQRQIRLHSVLDEGLLITHGMLPGLDAPAALIGVAEKGYLSVEITVKAVPGHSSMPPNPGQSAIAKLGKVISYIDQHPRPLQIAGVARELFNTVGPEMQGLNKYALTNLWLLRPVVEAQLRSSDASRALLQSTTALTIVQAGNKENVLPGQAQAIVNYRLLPGDSSSAVVADLKTAIGTLLSEAEFSVRALPNAVEASRISSHRSLPYQILQQSIKDIFPEVVTAPGLMLGATDSIKFEELSDHIYKFSPVHANDRDLQRFHGTDERVSVSNYLDMIRFYYLYLSRASRLE; from the coding sequence ATGAATACTGCGCGCCAAGTTTCAAAACAAACAAAAGCGCAAGCGGTGGCGCCAATCTCAATCGACGAGAACGGTGTTTTGAACAATCTGAGCCAGTCGATTCAATTTGCCACTGTCTCTTCTGCTGAAGATGCGAATCTGAATGCAGAGGAATTTCGGCGTCTACATCAATTATTTCGACGCGCTTTTCCAAACGTTTATCAACGCGCTCATGAAGAAATCATCGGCAATCTCAGCATCTTACTGACCATCCCCGGCACACAAGCCGATGCGCAACCAATCCTTCTGTTAGCCCATCAAGATGTTGTGCCGATTGCGCCAGGAACCGAAGCGGCATGGACCTATCCACCCTTTTCTGGTGCGATCAAGGATCAATTTGTGTGGGGACGAGGCGCATGGGATAACAAGTCCAACCTCATGGCGCAGCTCGAGGCTTTGGAATTATTGTTAAAGTCAGGCTTCCAAAATCAGCGCACGATTTATCTCGCTTTCGGAGCTGACGAGGAGGTGCAAGGCCTACGGGGCGCAGCACAGATTGCATCGATGCTCAAACAGCGCCAGATCCGCTTACATAGCGTATTGGATGAAGGACTATTGATTACCCATGGCATGCTACCCGGTCTCGATGCGCCGGCAGCGCTGATTGGCGTCGCAGAAAAAGGTTATTTGAGTGTGGAGATCACGGTGAAAGCGGTACCAGGCCATTCGTCCATGCCCCCCAATCCGGGTCAAAGCGCGATTGCTAAACTTGGTAAAGTCATCAGCTATATTGATCAACATCCACGACCACTGCAAATCGCTGGCGTCGCGCGTGAATTATTCAACACGGTAGGCCCGGAGATGCAGGGCTTGAATAAATATGCTCTGACCAACCTATGGCTACTTCGGCCAGTGGTCGAAGCACAACTACGCAGCAGTGACGCTAGCCGCGCTTTGCTTCAGAGCACAACCGCACTGACGATAGTGCAAGCGGGGAACAAAGAAAATGTTTTGCCAGGACAAGCACAAGCCATCGTCAACTATAGGCTTTTGCCGGGCGACAGTAGCTCGGCAGTCGTCGCGGATCTGAAGACTGCCATCGGCACACTGTTGAGCGAAGCGGAATTTAGCGTGCGCGCTTTACCGAATGCAGTCGAAGCCTCGCGTATCAGTTCTCATCGAAGTCTACCGTATCAAATTTTACAGCAATCGATCAAAGACATCTTTCCAGAGGTCGTAACTGCACCGGGTCTGATGTTGGGTGCAACCGATTCGATTAAATTTGAAGAACTCAGTGATCACATCTACAAGTTCTCGCCCGTACATGCAAACGATCGAGATCTACAACGATTTCATGGTACCGATGAGCGTGTCTCGGTCAGCAACTATTTGGACATGATACGCTTTTATTATTTGTATTTGAGCCGCGCCAGCCGACTCGAATAA